One window of Diabrotica undecimpunctata isolate CICGRU chromosome 8, icDiaUnde3, whole genome shotgun sequence genomic DNA carries:
- the LOC140449098 gene encoding uncharacterized protein has product MFIFLFCPDELSAINPTSLKLEPDSSMRLDQATKELGPSVRICHLNIEGISRSKCKYLQKVLIENNIDVVAIQETHVENEEQILARGRIHGYDLLGATYHPAYGVATYVRNKIENAHVCSTSDINNIHTVTIQIGEITISNIYKPPAVLWPPHIIHAHPHLSVYVGDFNSHHELWKYRQSDQNGEALLNWSEEVDTYLVFDAKDQGTFRSAAWKREYNPDLYFVSTNENNQPLATSRTVLPDFPHSQHRPVVIEVGIKIPIMTSFPRPRWNFKKADWTTFTERLDKCLGWITSTRENYMRFVGAVISTAKKTIPRGYRKEKLGSSRHTTRDKVPKVPNRVASHIVATSRAPRDRDHITKVKQELKILKSECPLTSQYSEAFTLEEINSAISEVRSGKAPGFDKIHPEFLLLCGKYARKWLVDFYTDMIKSGEIPHSLKRASIIAILKPGKANDQPQNYRPIALLSCVYKLMDYEKEQRRLQALMEEEPLDIEYDDDENKVNPEVIDERSEDSESEQE; this is encoded by the exons atgtttatatttttattttgtccagaTGAACTATCTGCAATTAACCCTACTTCGTTAAAGCTTGAACCTGATTCTTCAATGCGGCTG GACCAAGCGACAAAAGAACTCGGACCAAGCGTTAGAATCTGCCATTTAAATATAGAAGGTATTAGTAGAAGTAAGTGTAAGTACCTTCAAAAGGTTCTCATTGAAAATAATATCGACGTGGTCGCAATTCAGGAAACACATGTAGAAAACGAAGAACAAATTCTCGCTAGAGGAAGAATTCATGGCTATGATTTATTGGGTGCAACTTACCATCCAGCTTATGGAGTAGCAACCTATGTtcgaaacaaaatagaaaatgcacACGTATGTTCTACATCAGACATAAATAACATTCATACGGTTACCATACAAATTGGCGAAATTACTATCAGCAATATTTATAAACCCCCGGCAGTCCTGTGGCCTCCGCATATTATTCACGCCCATCCACACCTCTCAGTTTATGTGGGAGATTTCAACAGTCACCATGAACTCTGGAAGTATAGGCAAAGTGATCAAAACGGCGAGGCTTTGCTAAACTGGAGCGAAGAGGTTGACACTTATTTAGTCTTTGACGCTAAAGATCAGGGAACTTTTCGATCTGCAGCCTGGAAACGAGAATACAACCCAGACCTATACTTTGTCTCCACAAATGAAAACAATCAACCCCTGGCAACTTCACGTACAGTACTCCCAGATTTTCCACATAGCCAACATAGACCAGTTGTAATAGAAGTTGGCATCAAAATACCAATAATGACATCTTTTCCTCGACCTAGGTGGAACTTTAAAAAAGCAGACTGGACAACTTTTACTGAGAGATTGGACAAATGTTTGGGATGGATAACCTCAACACGTGAAAACTACATGAGATTTGTTGGCGCGGTTATCTCTACAGCGAAGAAAACTATACCCAGGGGATATCGTAAAGA AAAACTTGGTAGTAGCAGACACACAactagagataaagtaccaaaagTTCCCAACAGAGTGGCTTCCCACATAGTAGCTACCTCAAGAGCACCTAGAGATCGTGACCACATCACCAAAGTAAAGCAAGAACTAAAAATACTGAAGTCTGAATGCCCGCTTACATCTCAATACTCTGAAGCGTTTACTCTAGAAGAAATTAACTCAGCAATATCAGAAGTTAGGTCTGGAAAGGCACCCGGCTTCGATAAAATTCATCCAGAATTTTTACTCCTCTGTGGCAAATATGCTAGGAAATGGCTGGTTGATTTCTACACAGATATGATAAAATCAGGGGAAATCCCCCACTCACTAAAAAGGGCCTCCATTATAGCCATATTAAAACCGGGAAAGGCAAATGATCAGCCTCAAAACTACCGACCGATTGCACTGCTGAGCTGTGTCTATAAACT aatggactaTGAGAAGGAACAAAGGAGACTTCAAGCCCTCATGGAAGAAGAACCGCTTGATATAGAATATGACGATGACGAGAATAAAGTAAATCCAGAAGTTATTGATGAGAGGTCGGAAGATTCGGAAAGCGAACAAGAATAG